The Borrelia turicatae 91E135 region TTTTACGGCCGCGAATATCCCCTTATTTACTAAAAATTATAAAATTGCTAAAACCCAGGCTTATGAATATTTTCTATTTTATTAAGTATTTCCTTTTGAAAATTGAATACTAATCTTTCTTTCAAAGAAAGATAATATTTTACTGTTTTATTTTTATCATCTAAATTAGTTAAATCTTGATTTTCATTTTCAATAACACGCTTAGTTATTTTGATATTCACAATTAACCTCCTCCATTACTTTTTTCCGTATTACGGAAAAACTCGTAAATAGCCGTCTGATATTCTTTTATATAATCTTTGTTAAGATCAAATGCATCATTTTGTGCAATTCTTTTGTTTAAATCCTCCCTTTCAGATACAATACCTAAAAAATCAACCTTTTCTTTTATCATGACTAATAAATTCTTACGGGTATTATTTTTTTTAAAACGAGTTACCAAAACAAAAATAGGTATATTAAATTTTAATTTTCTTAAAAAAAATTCTAATATCTCTAAACTTTCAAATGACCATCTCTCAGCTGTCATTGGAACTATTATATAATTACTACAAACTAAAGCATTTGTTAAAATAATATCTAAACTAGGACTTGTATCAATGATTATATAATCATATACGTGATGCAGTAACTTCAAACTTTGTTTAAATCTTAATTCTTTAAAAGCAATATTATCATTATGAAAGAAATGTAAATTTAAATAACTCGGCAATAAACTCAAATTGTCATTTATTTTAATAATTGGCGAATTTATATTTATTTTATCAATTAATACTTCATAAATATTTTGAACTGTAAGATTCAAATTTTGATCTTCTAGATTATCGTAAAAATAACTAGTAACTGAAGCCTGGGTATCCATATCAATTAACAGTACTTTATAATTTTCGCTTAAAAGCGTTGCAAATATTATAGCACTTGTACTTTTTCCAACACCTCCTTTAATTGAAGCAATAGTAATTATTTTAGGTTTTTTTCTATCCATTTAGTTATAATACCCCCATCTATCAATTTTTTATTGTAAAATTCATATACTTGTTTCTCCAGCCTTAAAAATGTCTTAATTAAAGAATCGTAATATTTCTTATTAGCTTTTTCTTTTTTAAGCAAATAAGCAATTCCTACAAGATAACAAAACACGCTACCTTTTTTAAATCTAAATTCTATGTAATAAACTTTTGAAAGCATAGATGCCTTTATAACCCCATTATCTTCATATTTTCTAATCACATTTTTTATTGGTTTTCTATACCCATAATAAATGCCTAAAAATTTATCATCATCTCTTAAAGAAAATAGGTGAAAATTGCTTATTCTTTTCCTATTGAATAAACCTCTAAATGCGATAAAGAATTTGTATTGCTGATTTTTATTAATGGCAAATGTATAAAAGTCCGTCATAACTTTTGTATGGTACAATGTTTTATTGTTATTGTTCTCTATCTGTAAAAAGATAGAATTATCCCTTTTATCCTTAATTTCTAACTTTTTTTCTTTAAGGCGTTCTAATACATTCTTCATAACTAATCCTTAACTTGTAACTTTTTTAGATTCTCCTAATTGTAAATAATCTTTATTATCTTCCATTAACTCTAAAAGTTCGTAGTGGTAATGGTTACTAAATACCTTGTTATATTCTAATGTGTTCTGTCTGCTTAAATAATTCTTTAATATTGGTACCAAAACCGATATGTCCACTTTATGTCTTAATTGTTCAAGAAGTATGCTAAATACGTTATTCCTAATGTCTCTCTCATTTTTTTGTGTGTTTTTATTAGTATATTCAACTGTTTTTTTAAGTTTTCCTATTATTTTCTTTAAATCACTGTATTTATCTCTTTCTATGATAAAGTGAGGTTTGTTTTTATATTGTTCATACACATTTTGTATTTGGCTCTCTAATTGTTTGCTGTCATATCCTTCATTCTTTAGATTAGCTTTTGTCTCATTTAGTATTTTACTTAATTCTTTTTGTTTACTCTCAAGTTTAGTGTTATTTGGTTTAGTATCACTTATTTTTTCATACCCACTATTTTCAGCTATTTTAATGGCTTTCAGTGCTTGAATTTTAAAATCTTTGTCTGCTTCTAAATTCAAAATAGAGAAGAAAGCATTTGATTTAAAATTGCATTTTTTAGCGTACTTTTCTACTTTTAATCTTTCTATGTATTTTGTGTTGTTTTTATCTTCTTCTTTTTTATTATATTTATTATATAAACACTCCCATTTTTCTACACTGCTATTTTTAGTGCAAGTCTTTTCAAGATATGCATTAACACGATTTTCGTGTCTTTCCTCTTTTTTATCTCTAAAGTGTTTGTTGATTATGCGGTAACATTCTTTTTTAGAGTATTTAAGTTTGTAATAAACTTCAGTACCCATGTTAACCCCCAAATGTCTGTGATAATTAATTGTTACTTTAAATTCTTTTTCTAATTTATAAAGATAACTTTGTAGAGTTTTAAGTTTAACAGGTTTTTGGTCATTTTTTTTCATATTATTATTGAAATAATAAAGTATGTTGCTTTGATTGTATTGCTTAAGATTTAAGTTCATATAATTTAGTGTAGATATTAAAACGATTAACTTGTGTTGGTATTTGTTGGTAGTCTTTTTTGTACTTTTCATACTTAATCTCCTAATTTGTGAATTTACTACTAACTATGATAATGCAATATCTGTGAAAAAGTAAACCTGTTTATAATAAAAATATTTTTAGTAAATACATTATAGGAGTATCAAATGAATACAAATATCCCAAAAATAAATGCTAAAAAAGTAGTGGTTGAGATTTAATATCTTTGTGATCTACTTAATAAAATAATCTAATGTACTAAGACTGTTAATTAGACTATTGGTATTATAGGTGATAACACTACTGGGTAGTGTTGCTATGAATTCTGATCCTAAAAAATCAGTAGTTAATGTCGCTAAAACTGTCGTAGCAGTAATTGGGGCTGACATATTACAGGTTATAGGCTAAACATGGTGATAGTTCTGTTATTGATGCTGTCAATGTAATGCTGAAGATATTATTATAACAGTTGTTATAGATTTAAGGTCCATGATTAAAGGTGGTAAATTTGATGGTTCAATATTGCTGATAATGATTATGCTCTTGCAGTTAAAGATGTGGCAGTAAGTATAGTCACTAAAGCATTGGGTACTTTAACTATAGCAATAAGAAAAACAATTGACATAGGTCTTAAAACCGTTCAAGATGCTATGAAAATTAATTCTACTGATACTTCTTTAACTACTGATGAGCAGATCCTTGAAGCTAAGAAAAACCAGTTAAGATTTAATAACAATAAACATAACTAAATAAAATCATTTTAAGAAAACATTTCTCTTCATAAGAATTGTTTTCTTTTTATTTATGTCTGGTCCTCTGAGTAAAAAATTAGGCACGTAATAATGAAAAGAATTACTTTAAGTGCGTTATTAATGACTTTATTTTTACTCATGTCTTGTAATAATTCAGGGACTTCTCCTAAAGATGGGCAAGCAGCTAAATCTGATGGCACTGTTATTGACCTAGCTACAATAAGTAAGAACATAAAAGACACTGTTGCTTTTGCTAAGAGTGTTAAAGACGTTCATACCTTAGTTAAGTCCATTGATGAACTTGCTAAAGCTATTGGTCAGAAAATTCAACAAAATTCTGATCAATTTGCTAATGATGGTGCTCATAATGGTTCTTTAATTTCAGGTGCGTTTCAAGTAATATTGACTGTAGAAACTAAATTAAAGTCTTTAGAGGATACAGTTGGACTTTCTGATACACTTAAGACAAAGGTTACTAGTTCTAAGATCGCAAGTAGGGCATTCTTAGATAAAGTGAAATCAAAGCATACAGAGCTTGGTAAAGAAGGTGCTAGTGATGCCGATGCTAAAGCCGCCATACTTGTAAGTAATGGTACTAAAGATAAAGGAGTTGATGAGTTGGTTAAGCTCAATACAGAAATTGATGCTTTGTTAACTGCTGCTGAAGCTGCAGTAACAGCTGCAATAAATGCGCTTTCAACCCCTGCTAAGTCAGATGCTCCTGCTCAATCTAACTAAGGATAAACAATTTAATTATTTATTATAAGATTACTTTTTAATTAATCGTAATTATCTGATAAAATAAAGTCTATAAATAATAAGCTAGGAGTTTTTTTCTCTTAGCTTTTTTTGTTTCTTTATTCTTTCTCTACTTGCTTTACTACTTTATTATACTTCTTTAGATTTCTTATGATTACTTATTAATTTTAGATTTATATTTATGTATTGTTTTTATCTTGTTTTATTACTTAATAATAACTTCTATTTTTTATTTTTACTTCTTAGTTGTGGCAGTGGTCAACAGGCTGCAAGCTCAGGTAGTCCTGGGACAGCAGTAAGCAATTCTCTAATTGAATTAGGTAGAAGTGCTGAAAATGTCTTTTACTCATTTATGACATTAATCTCAGATACATTAGGTTTTACTGCTAAATCAACTACAAAGAAAGAGGATGTAGGAAAATATTTTACTGCTTTAGGTAAGAAACTTGGAGAAGCATCAGAAGAGTTAGAACAAGTAGCAGTTAAATCAACAGCAGATGTCGATAAAAACGATGCATCCAAAAATTCTATTAGAGTAGCTATTGATGCTGCTAAGACTATTTTAATCACATTAAAAGGTTATTTAGACTCCTTAAAAGGGACAGGTGATGCTAACAAGGTAGGTGAAGCAGCAACTAATGCTGCAGGAACAGCAGCAGCTGATGCTGAATTAAAGGCTTTCTTTAAGGCATTGAAAGGAATTGTAGATACAGCTACTACAGAAGGTGTTGCAAAGCCAAAAGCAGGAGATATAGCGGTAAAAGTAGGTAATGGAACAGATAATAAAGATGGGGCTAAGATATTAGGTACCGATTTAGCAGCAACAGCAGGGGATTCAAGTAAAGCAGCAATACTATCAACAGTAAGTGATGAGGAAATGCTAGCATCAATAGTTGCGTCAAAAGAAGGTGATGCAGCACTAGTAGCTAATGCAACTGCACAGACAAGTGCCATTTCCTTTGCTAAAGGGGGTAATGCAGCTCACCTAGCAGGTGCAGATGCACAAGGAGGACAAGGAGAAGTACAAGCTGTAGGAGTAGCTGCAGTAAATAAGTTATTAGTAGCAGTAGAAGATATAGTTAAGAAGACAGTAAAGAATGTTCTTAAAACAGCGAAAGAAAAAATAGATAAAGCAAGAGCTCCAAAATCAGCAGGTCAGCAAATAAGATAGATATATTAATAAATAAGATAGATATATTAATAAATAAGATAGATATATTAATTACTTAAAAATAAGATTAGAAGGCAATCTTGGAGATGCGTCTCAGATTCCTTCTATATTGTTGTAATTAACTTCAAGCTGAGAAATTAGCTGCTGAATCTAAAATTTCTTTCTTTGATTCACTTATTAAAATAGGTCAAGGATTTCAAGAGATTTTTGGCATCTTTGGTAATGCTATTGGGGATACTTTGGGACTTACAGCTGTTAAATCGGGTGATAAGAGAAGTAAAGTTGGTGAACACTTTAAGAAAATAGGTGATGGGCTTACAACTACTAAAGATAAATTAGATGGGTTAGCTAAAGACATCGCTTCTGCTCCTCATGCTGATATTACAGGAGTTGAGATTACAATTAAAGGTGCTAGTGACGTTATTGTAAAACTAATTGACTCTGTAACTAAACTTGCTGGGGTAACTAATGATAGTACTGATATTGGTGATGCTCGGGCTGATGCTAATGCTGGTGCTGATGGTGCTGACAAGATTAGCGTTAAAGCTATTATTAAAGAAGTTAAAGCTATAATTGAGACTGCCGAAAAGTCTGGTGTACAGATTGAAAAAGGAACCGCTGGTAATTCTGTAGAAAATGGTAATGGACCTAAAGTACTTGCTGGTGGAAATGCTAGAGCTGCTGCAGGTGATGCTGCAAAATTAGCAGATGAAGTTGTTAAAGCAGACCCATGGGCTATGATTAATAAAATTAAAGATGCTAAAACCAAAGAAGGTGCCCTTAGTGCTAATGCCAATAACGATGCTGGAGAATTAGCTACTGGAACCGGTGCTGCTAATGTTACAGCAGCTACTAATGCAGACTTATCATCAGCTGTAGCTCTTAAAGCTATGACTAAAGGTGGTAAATTTACTCAACCTGCTGAAAATGAAGATGGTGCAGTTAAAGCTGCTGCTGTAACTGCTGTAAATAAGGTACTAGGTATACTTGACTTTATCATTAGGAAAACAGTAGCAAGTGAACTAGATAAGATAAGAGAAGCTGTTAAAGGAATAAAGTACTCTGAAACTACTATTGAAGCAACTGAAACCAGTACTACTCAACCTACTGTTACTAAATAAATTATCTATTTAAATAATCTAAATAAAGTCATTTTAGGAAAACTTTTCTCTTTATAAGAATTGTTTTCCTTTTATTTATCTCTTGTAATAATTCATGAACTGCTCCTAAAGATGGGCAAGCAGCTAAATCTGATGGCACAATCCTTGACCTAGCTACAATAACTAAAAACATTACTGATGCTGTTGCTTTTGCTAAAGATGTTAAAGACGTTCATACCTTAGTTAAATCTATTGATGAGCTCGCTAAAGCTATTAAAAAGAAAATTCAAGCAGGTGGTCTTCAAGATGATACTGATAATTTAAATGGAACATTGCTTGCAGGGGCATATCAAATAATGGCTGATGCAGACTCTAAATTGACAGCATTAGAAGGTAAGTCTGAAAAATTTGCTGGGATAAAGGATAAAGTTATTTCTGCTAAGCAGAAAAGTACAGCATTTTTGAATAAATTGAAGTCAGAAAATGCTACTCTTGGTGCGGCTTCAGCAGCTGTTTCTAGTGCTAATGCAAAGGAAGCCATAGATAGAAATAATGCTACTAAGACTAAAGGAGCAAAAGAACTTGAAGAGCTTAATACAGCAATAGATACGTTGTTAAAGGCTGCTGAAGATGCAGTAACAGCTGCAATAAATGCGCTTTCAACTCCTGCTAAGTCAGCATCTACTGCTCAATCTAACTAAGAGTAAACAATTTAATTTATTATTATAAGATTACTTTTTAATCAATCGTTATTTTCTTATAAAATAAAGTCTATAAATAATAAGCTAGGAGTTTTCTTCTCTTAGCTTAATTTGTTTTTTTATTCTCTCTTTACTTGCTTTACTTCTTTATTATACTTCTTAAGATTTCTTTGATTTCTTTTATCTTTTAGACTTATTTATTCCTTGATTTTACCTTGTTTTATTACTTAATAATAACTTAGATTACTTATTTTTACTTCTTAGTTGTGGCAGTGGTAGTACTAAGACTGAAGATCCTAAAACCTTATTCTTAACTTCTATTGCTAATTTGGGTAAAGGGTTCTTAGATGTTTTTACTTCACTTTCTGATATGGTTGCTGGGGCTTTTGGTATTAAAGCTGACACTAAAAAATCTGATATTGGTCAGTATTTCACTGATATTGAAAAGACTATGACATCTGTTAAAGAGAAGTTACAGACAGAAGTTGCTAAGAACGGAAATTACTTGAAAGTTAAATCAGTCGTTGATACATTTATCACTGAGACATTAGATAAGATCGCTGAAGGAGCTAAGACAGCTGCTAAAGGGGCTACTGGTGATGTTATTGGTAATGCTACTGCAACTGGACATGGGGCTACTCCTGCTAGCAAGGATTCAGTTGTTTCTCTTGTTAAAGGGATTAAGACTATTGTTGAAGTGGTTCTAAAAAAGGATGAGGGAAATGCAGGTGCTACTAAAACAGGAGAGGATAAAAAGGACGTTGGTAAGTTATTTGCTGATGATAATGGTAAAGCTGATGCAAAAGAAGAAAATATTGCAAAGGCATCAGCAAGTGTTGGTTCAGTGACTGGTGCTGATATTTTACAAGCTATTGCGAAATCCAAAGAAGATCCTCAAGTTGATAATGCTAATGGAATTGAAAAAGCTACAGATGCTGCTGAGATTTCTATTGCTCCGGCTGTTAACGACAAAAAAGAAATTAAAGAGGCAGAAGCTAAGAAAGATGCAGTGATTGCTGCGGGAATAGCATTAAGAGCTATGGCTAAGGATGGTAAGTTTGCTGCTAATAACAATGCTAAAGATGCTGATGCAGTTAATGGTGTTGCTGCTAATGCTGTTGGTAAAACTTTAAGTACTCTCATAATAGCAATAAGAAATACTGTTGATACTGGTTTAAAGTCAATAAGTGATGTTCTTGCTACAGTTACACAAGAAGATAAAGCTGTAGATTCTATTACACCTGTAGACGCAACAGCTAGTGGACAAAAACAGTAAAGAATTATTAATAAAACATAACTAAATAAAGTCATTTGAGGAAAACTTTTCTTTTCATGAGAATTGTTTTCCTTTTATTTATATCTTGCCCCCTTGAGTTAATAAGGAGGCACGTAATAATGAAAAGAATTACTTTAAGTGCGTTATTAATGACTTTATTTTTACTTCTTAGTTGTGGCAGTGGGAGTTCTAAGGTGGAAGATCCTAAAACCTTATTCTTAACTTCTATTGCTAATTTAGGTAAAGGTTTCTTAGATGTTTTTACTTCCTTTTCTGATATGGTTGCTGGGGCCTTTGGCATTAAAGCTGAGACTAAGAAATCTGACATTGGTAAGTATTTTACTGATATTGAAAACACTATGAACACAGTTAAAGCCAAACTAAATGATGTTGTTGCTACGAATGGTAACTATCCAAAGATAAAGGAAGTAGTTAATAAATTTATAGCAGGTATATTAGACAAGATTTCTGATGGAGCAAAGATTGCAGCAAGTGGTGCTGGGGATAATAGTACTATTGGAGATGCTACTGTAGATAAGGATGCTGTACATGCAGATGCAGCAAGTGTAAATGCACTTGTTAAAGGAATTAAAACTATTGTTGATGTGGTATTAAAAGGCAAAGGAGATGCATCCGCTAATGCTACTAAAGATGAGGGTGAAGATAAGAAATACATTGGTAAGTTGTTTAGTGAAGTGAAAGCTAATGCTGCAGAAGCGAAAGAAGCTACAGCAGCAAGTGCATCAATTGGAGCTGTAAGTGGAGCAGATATCTTGCAAGCTATAGTTAAGTCTGGTAATGTCGATAATAGTAAAAATATTGAAGATGCTACAGATGCTGCAAGTATTGCTGCTGCTAAGAAAGATAATGGTAAAAAAGAGATTAAAAATGATGCAAAAAAGGACGCGGTAATAGCAGGAGGAATAGCACTGCGGGCAATGGCTAAAGGTGGTCAATTTGCTATTAAGAGTGGTGAAAATGATGCTGTACCTATAGTAAATAGAGCAGCAGCCAGTGCTGTCTCAAAGACACTTGGCACTCTTATGCTTGCAATAAGAAATACTGTTGATACTGGTTTAAAGTCAATAAGTGAAGCACTAGCGGCCGTTAAACAAGAAGATATGCCAGTAGAAACAAGTGAGTCAGGCACTGGTAAGTAAGTAGAAAATAAAAATCAATAATAAAGGCATTAAAGGGAAACGGGACTCATTAAATTGAGTAGTTTTCCTTTTTTAGTTAATAGGGTAATTGAACTAAGTATAGTATAGATTACATATTGAGTGTATGGTGATTAAATAGATTACGCAAAGTTAAGTGTGGAATTAGTAAGGTATGTGTAATTAGTAAAGAGCAGGAGCAGCAAATGGGAATACAACTCCATTGGAATTTGCAAAAGGGGGGCAAGCAGATCATGTATCACATTCAGCGGATGCAAAAGCAGTACAATCGGCAGGCGTAACTGCTGTAACTAAGCTATTAGTAGCAGCAGAGGATCTAATTAAGAAGACAGTAAAGAATATTCTTAAAATAGCAAAAGAAAAAATAGACGAAGCAAGATCAGGGAAGGGAATGATAAATTTAAAAGAAAAGGAATAATAATAAGGTTAAAATAGATATTTAGATTATTTAGTGATGAGAGTAGAAGGCAATCTTAGATTTATATCTAAGATTGCCTTCTATATTGTTGTGATTAAACTTAAGAAGTTAAATTGGCTACTGAATCTAAAATTTCTTTCTTTGATTCACTTATCAAAATAGGTCATGGATTTCAAGAGATTTTTGGCGTTTTTGGTAATGCTATTGGGGATGCTTTTGGATTTACAGCTGTTAAATCTGGTGATAAGAGAAGTAAAGTTGGTGAACACTTTGATAAGATAAGAAAAGGTTTAGAAGATACTAAAGGTAAATTAGATGGTTTAGTAAAAGACATAACTTCTACTCCTCATGCTGATACTACAGGAGTTGAGGCTACAATTAAAAGTGCTAGTGACGTTATTGTAAAACTAATTGACTCTGTAACTAAACTTGCTGGAGCTACTGGTGATACTGATATTTCTGATGGTGCTGGTGCTAATGCTGTTGCTGTTGGGGCTGAAGTGGCTAGCGTTAAAACTGTTATTGAAGAAGTTAAAGCAATTATTGATGTAGCAGATAAGTCTGGAGTAAAGGTTAAAGCTGGAAATGCTGGTGTGCAGGTAGCTGGGGGTGCTGCTACTGCTGGAGCAGCACTTGTTGGTAAAGCTGATGCCGCAGCACCTGCAGCAGGTGCTGGTTCTAAGCTAGCTGATGAGGTTACTAAAGCTGATTCATGGGCTATGATTGATAAGATTAAGAATGCTAAATTTGAAGGTGCTCTTGCTGCTGGTGATAATAATGAAGCTGGTGTACTTGCAGTTGGTATTGCTGGTAATGGTGGTGATAATCATAATGGTGCAAAAACCAATGCTGATCTGGTAGCAGCTGTTGCTCTTAAAGCTATGACTAAAGGTGGTAAATTTAGTGCTGCTAATGATGATGCTGAAGCAGTGAAGGCAGCAGCAGCAAGTGCTGTAAATAAGGTATTAGGAGTACTAGATATAATAATTAAGAAAACAGTAGAAAGCGAACTAGATAAAGTAGGAGAAGCTGTTAAGGGAATAAAGTACTCTGAAACTACTATTGAAGCAACTGAAGCTACTACTATTCAACCCGCTGCTGCTAAATAAATTATCTAATTAAATAGTCTACTAAATAAAGTCATTTGAGGAAAACTTTTCTTTTCATAAGAATTGTTTTCCTTTTTTACTATCTGTAATAATACTTAGGTCTAAATAGTATTGATAGCAATCCTTTAACAACAGATTGATGGTAATACTGTATTTGAGCTTTTTGATAAACCAAAGGAAATTGACCTAACACTTTATTTTGAAGATAGGGATAACACTTCTGGGCATGGGAATGTGACTAAAACCTTTCTTAATCTTAGAGTACGTATGAGTCATAAGTTTAGGATTGCTCCAATTAAACCTATAAGTAATAAATTTACTAAAATTGCTACATTAATAGAGCCATTTGCTACATCTAAGCAGATGGTAAAAGTAATGATGATTCATTAGATAGCCTCTCAGCATCATATATGTTATTGACTTTGGGAGTGCGTACTCTTAAGCGCATTTTACTAAAATAAGTTTCCTATAATAGTTAAAATATTATATAATAATTACATAAGGAGTGTTTTTATGGGACTTGCTCAACCAGTTATTACTCAACAAATGGTTATATCAGAACTTACCAAGGCTGGTATAAGTAAAGATATTGCTATTGATCTCTCTTACAGATATTATAAAAATGAACTGACTTATAAAGATATTGAATTCTTAAAAGAGAACTTTGATATAAAGTTGAAACACTTAGAAGATGAGATTAGTAGTGTTAAGGATGAACTTGATACCAAAATCGATACTAAATTTAATGAACTTGATAACAAGATTAATACTGTTGAGAATAATTTTAACCTTAAGCTTGAAAAAGTTGAATCACTATTACAAGCTGAGATTCAAAGGGTTGAGACAACCTTAAAATCTGATATTAGAGACCTGGACAATAAATTCGATACTAAATTCAATGAACTTAATACTAAGATATACACTGTTGAAAATAATCTTAATAATAAGATTGATACTAAATTTAATGAACTTGATAACAAGATTGACAACGTTAGAAGTGAACTGAAATCAGACATTAAGGACCTCGATACTAAGATTGATAACGTTAGAAGTGAATTAAAATCTGATATTAAAGATCTCGATACTAAGATTGATGTTAACAAAATGGAACTTAAGAGTACACTAAGACTTCATGGTTGGATGTTTGGTACTCTTATTACCCTTAATATAGGAATATTTTTAGCATTAATGTCATTGTTAGTAAAGTGAATTTATTTAATTGATATATTATCAATTATTTTTTTTACAAAACACTAAATTTTTAAATACAATTTAACTTCATTAATCGTTGAATCACACACAAT contains the following coding sequences:
- a CDS encoding DUF226 domain-containing protein, which codes for MKNVLERLKEKKLEIKDKRDNSIFLQIENNNNKTLYHTKVMTDFYTFAINKNQQYKFFIAFRGLFNRKRISNFHLFSLRDDDKFLGIYYGYRKPIKNVIRKYEDNGVIKASMLSKVYYIEFRFKKGSVFCYLVGIAYLLKKEKANKKYYDSLIKTFLRLEKQVYEFYNKKLIDGGIITKWIEKNLK
- a CDS encoding Vsp/OspC family lipoprotein, with protein sequence MKRITLSALLMTLFLLMSCNNSGTSPKDGQAAKSDGTVIDLATISKNIKDTVAFAKSVKDVHTLVKSIDELAKAIGQKIQQNSDQFANDGAHNGSLISGAFQVILTVETKLKSLEDTVGLSDTLKTKVTSSKIASRAFLDKVKSKHTELGKEGASDADAKAAILVSNGTKDKGVDELVKLNTEIDALLTAAEAAVTAAINALSTPAKSDAPAQSN
- a CDS encoding variable large family protein, yielding MKRITLSALLMTLFLLLSCGSGSSKVEDPKTLFLTSIANLGKGFLDVFTSFSDMVAGAFGIKAETKKSDIGKYFTDIENTMNTVKAKLNDVVATNGNYPKIKEVVNKFIAGILDKISDGAKIAASGAGDNSTIGDATVDKDAVHADAASVNALVKGIKTIVDVVLKGKGDASANATKDEGEDKKYIGKLFSEVKANAAEAKEATAASASIGAVSGADILQAIVKSGNVDNSKNIEDATDAASIAAAKKDNGKKEIKNDAKKDAVIAGGIALRAMAKGGQFAIKSGENDAVPIVNRAAASAVSKTLGTLMLAIRNTVDTGLKSISEALAAVKQEDMPVETSESGTGK
- a CDS encoding plasmid maintenance protein, which encodes MKSTKKTTNKYQHKLIVLISTLNYMNLNLKQYNQSNILYYFNNNMKKNDQKPVKLKTLQSYLYKLEKEFKVTINYHRHLGVNMGTEVYYKLKYSKKECYRIINKHFRDKKEERHENRVNAYLEKTCTKNSSVEKWECLYNKYNKKEEDKNNTKYIERLKVEKYAKKCNFKSNAFFSILNLEADKDFKIQALKAIKIAENSGYEKISDTKPNNTKLESKQKELSKILNETKANLKNEGYDSKQLESQIQNVYEQYKNKPHFIIERDKYSDLKKIIGKLKKTVEYTNKNTQKNERDIRNNVFSILLEQLRHKVDISVLVPILKNYLSRQNTLEYNKVFSNHYHYELLELMEDNKDYLQLGESKKVTS
- a CDS encoding variable large family protein, yielding MYCFYLVLLLNNNFYFLFLLLSCGSGQQAASSGSPGTAVSNSLIELGRSAENVFYSFMTLISDTLGFTAKSTTKKEDVGKYFTALGKKLGEASEELEQVAVKSTADVDKNDASKNSIRVAIDAAKTILITLKGYLDSLKGTGDANKVGEAATNAAGTAAADAELKAFFKALKGIVDTATTEGVAKPKAGDIAVKVGNGTDNKDGAKILGTDLAATAGDSSKAAILSTVSDEEMLASIVASKEGDAALVANATAQTSAISFAKGGNAAHLAGADAQGGQGEVQAVGVAAVNKLLVAVEDIVKKTVKNVLKTAKEKIDKARAPKSAGQQIR
- a CDS encoding Vsp/OspC family lipoprotein, with the protein product MLDLATITKNITDAVAFAKDVKDVHTLVKSIDELAKAIKKKIQAGGLQDDTDNLNGTLLAGAYQIMADADSKLTALEGKSEKFAGIKDKVISAKQKSTAFLNKLKSENATLGAASAAVSSANAKEAIDRNNATKTKGAKELEELNTAIDTLLKAAEDAVTAAINALSTPAKSASTAQSN
- the bdr gene encoding Bdr family repetitive protein → MGLAQPVITQQMVISELTKAGISKDIAIDLSYRYYKNELTYKDIEFLKENFDIKLKHLEDEISSVKDELDTKIDTKFNELDNKINTVENNFNLKLEKVESLLQAEIQRVETTLKSDIRDLDNKFDTKFNELNTKIYTVENNLNNKIDTKFNELDNKIDNVRSELKSDIKDLDTKIDNVRSELKSDIKDLDTKIDVNKMELKSTLRLHGWMFGTLITLNIGIFLALMSLLVK
- a CDS encoding variable large family protein translates to MADNDYALAVKDVAVSIVTKALGTLTIAIRKTIDIGLKTVQDAMKINSTDTSLTTDEQILEAKKNQLRFNNNKHN
- a CDS encoding ParA family protein, with translation MDRKKPKIITIASIKGGVGKSTSAIIFATLLSENYKVLLIDMDTQASVTSYFYDNLEDQNLNLTVQNIYEVLIDKININSPIIKINDNLSLLPSYLNLHFFHNDNIAFKELRFKQSLKLLHHVYDYIIIDTSPSLDIILTNALVCSNYIIVPMTAERWSFESLEILEFFLRKLKFNIPIFVLVTRFKKNNTRKNLLVMIKEKVDFLGIVSEREDLNKRIAQNDAFDLNKDYIKEYQTAIYEFFRNTEKSNGGG